In the genome of Raphanus sativus cultivar WK10039 chromosome 9, ASM80110v3, whole genome shotgun sequence, the window TGTACATATCTGCAAAACACAgtctcaaataaaaaaaaagaaactttccAGAATGAAGAAACTGAACTCAAAAGCAAAAACATATATCACCTTGTTAGAGAGGATGGTTACAGTTCCATGATTTGATGAGAGATCTGCCGATGAAACACAATGAGGAAGCTGGAAACTCAGTGTTATTGACTCAATCGTCTTTCCAGGGTCGCTTCTGATTCCCACCAACACACTAACTCGGCATGTGCCGGAATCTGACGTTATCTGAGGCTTCACATATAAAGGCGTgttcttcagcttcttcaccCTGTAACTCATGAGCTTGAACTGTCCATCAGGAGGGACAAAGGAGAGAACTTGATGAGACTCCCAAGGTCTAAAGCGGACACAGGGATGAAACCTCATGTCTTCTAGTACCGAAGGGTTTGCGAAAGACAATGTCAAATCTGGAAAACCAGTGAGCTGAGAACTCATCTGGACTTCTCCATAAACCTCGCATTTCACCAATTCTCCATCCCTGTTGACGATTGCATCCATTTCTTCAACAAGGTCGACATAGACTTCGTTGCTAGAGTACTTTGGATCAGTAGGTCTCCAGGGAACACAAGAGCCAGCTCCACTAGGGAGAGTGTCACTGACGTTGGAAGCATTTCCGGTTACAACGCTCAGCATTTTGCTGACTAGATTCGGTGGAGCTATCATTTCCCTCAGGATGTTCGGTTCTGTTGTGAGAGGGAAACCATTGTCGATCATCTCATCCAATAGCTGCAAGTTACAC includes:
- the LOC108823597 gene encoding AP-3 complex subunit mu, which gives rise to MNRLFVCFHGNGRRKQASNQGEGITRQSCDSIRREMLQCIFLLSDSGEVMLEKQLTGHRVDRSICAWFWDQPDSFKSLPVIASPTHYLFQIVRDGITFLACTQVEMPPLMAIEFLCRVADVLSDYLGGLNEDLVKDNFIIVYELLDEMIDNGFPLTTEPNILREMIAPPNLVSKMLSVVTGNASNVSDTLPSGAGSCVPWRPTDPKYSSNEVYVDLVEEMDAIVNRDGELVKCEVYGEVQMSSQLTGFPDLTLSFANPSVLEDMRFHPCVRFRPWESHQVLSFVPPDGQFKLMSYRVKKLKNTPLYVKPQITSDSGTCRVSVLVGIRSDPGKTIESITLSFQLPHCVSSADLSSNHGTVTILSNKICTWTIGRIPSDKTPCLSGTLALETGLERLHVYPTFKVGFKIMGIALSGLRIEKLDLKTIPPRLYKGFRAQTRAGEFDVRL